CTGTGCTTACCAGAGCTGAAGCTGTGGCTGGGTTGGCGCCTGCAGAGACTGATTTGGAGCTGTTAGCGGCTGAGCGTGTGTCTTCGGATGTTGTTCTGCTGCGGTGGCGGGGGCACACCGATGGTGGTACTTCGTTGCATTCTTCGTTGTGGCAGCGGGTGGAGGAGCGGTGGCGGCAACGTTTTTCTCAGAGCACCTGGGAGTAGTGAGCTACCTGGTGGGTGAGTCACTACTCCCAGTTTTATAGCTGTGTGTTGTTCAGAATGAGCACTCTGTATGTGGATGTTTATTTTTTGGGCGGGACAGAGCAGATCTGGAAAGCGGCGCCTTGAGGGTCGGTGACTGTGGCTACGCGCCCGAAGGGTGAGTTGATGGGGCCATCGAGTAGGGTGCCGCCTTGTTCGGTGATGGCTGTGATGGTTGCGTCGGTGTCGGTGACGCCGACGTACATGCGCCAGTAGGAAGACATGGGGGTGGTGAGCCATGGGGCTTCGCACATGCCTGCGATGGGTCCTGCTGGAGTGTGGTTAATTACGTAGCGTATGGAGGGGTTTTCTGGGGGAGTGGGAGTGTATGTGGGCATGTTGTCGTTGCTTGTAGCGCTGGTCATCCAATGTGGGGTCCAGCCCAGGGCAGTGGAGTAAAAGTTCAGGGCTGTGTCGAATTCGTTGGTGACGAGTTCGAACCATACAGGCACATTTGGTGCGGCGGTTGCTTCGATTCCGTTGAAGTTACCTGGTTCCCATAGTCCGATGGTGGCGCCTGTTGGGTCGTTGATGAGCCCCATGGATCCGAGTTCGCCTACTGGCATGGCGGGGAAGACGATGCTGGCGCCTGCTTGTTCTGCACGGCTAAGGGTGGTTTCGATGTCGGTGGTGGCGAGGTAGATACCCCATGCGGTGGGGGAGTGCGGTTCGGTCAGGGGGCCTTCTGGGCCGATAAGAGTGGACATGGCTCCGCCGATAGCTGCGTTGTTGGAGCGGATCATGCGGTATTGGCCAAAGTCGTCACCGGTGTTGCTGAATTTCCATCCAAAGATGGCGTGGTAAAAGGCGGTGGCTGCGTCGATGTCGTGGGTTCCTAGGTCCATCCAGATGGGGCTGCCGTCGGTGT
This region of Dermatophilus congolensis genomic DNA includes:
- a CDS encoding VOC family protein, yielding MNTPIAHTDGSPIWMDLGTHDIDAATAFYHAIFGWKFSNTGDDFGQYRMIRSNNAAIGGAMSTLIGPEGPLTEPHSPTAWGIYLATTDIETTLSRAEQAGASIVFPAMPVGELGSMGLINDPTGATIGLWEPGNFNGIEATAAPNVPVWFELVTNEFDTALNFYSTALGWTPHWMTSATSNDNMPTYTPTPPENPSIRYVINHTPAGPIAGMCEAPWLTTPMSSYWRMYVGVTDTDATITAITEQGGTLLDGPINSPFGRVATVTDPQGAAFQICSVPPKK